A part of Brassica rapa cultivar Chiifu-401-42 chromosome A05, CAAS_Brap_v3.01, whole genome shotgun sequence genomic DNA contains:
- the LOC103868062 gene encoding O-acyltransferase WSD1, translating into MEKKKFLERDDLETTSMEPLSPMSQMLSSPNLFIVITFGFKTKCNPSAFVEGFKTTLINAPRFSSKMVINYKKNGEPVWIPVSIRIEDHVTVPDLDYPNIENPDQFLEDYTSRIANIPMDMSKPLWELHLLNIKTSNAESVLLAKIHHSVGDGMSLMSLLLACSRKTSDPSALISNTSATKKPVKSMISAWWLIAGLWFMIRVTFTTLVEFFKLMLTTCFLRDTKNPLMGNPDDGIQSWKVIHRIISFDDVKLVKNTMNMKVNDVLLGMTQAGLSRYLTTKYDGYTMSQKKKILEKIRFRGAVAINLRPATNIEDLANMMTKGSKCRWGNFIGTIIFPLWIKSEKDPLEYVRRAKATMDRKKISLEAFLFYGIIKFTLNFFGGKAVEAFGKRIFGNTSLAFSNVKGPDEEISLFGHPISYVAGSALVGSQALNIHFISYVNKIIINLAVDTTTIPDPHQLCDEIVEALKIIKSAVQEKRSHNMEV; encoded by the exons atggaaaagaaaaaatttcTGGAGAGAGACGACCTCGAGACAACGTCCATGGAGCCGCTTAGCCCAATGTCACAGATGCTAAGTTCGCCAAATTTGTTCATTGTGATAACTTTTGGGTTTAAAACTAAATGCAACCCATCGGCCTTTGTTGAAGGCTTCAAGACCACACTGATCAATGCTCCCAGATTTTCTAGCAAAATG gtTATTAACTATAAGAAAAATGGAGAACCGGTCTGGATTCCTGTAAGCATCCGAATAGAAGATCATGTAACTGTTCCGGATCTTGATTACCCCAATATCGAAAATCCTGATCAGTTCCTAGAAGACTATACTTCAAGAATTGCTAATATTCCAATGGACATGTCTAAACCCCTTTGGGAACTCCATTTACTCAACATAAAGACATCAAATGCAGAATCTGTGCTTCTAGCAAAAATACATCATTCAGTTGGTGATGGAATGTCTCTTATGTCTCTTTTGCTTGCTTGTTCAAGAAAAACATCAGACCCTAGCGCACTAATTTCTAATACCTCGGCCACAAAAAAACCTGTTAAATCCATGATTTCGGCATGGTGGTTGATTGCTGGACTTTGGTTTATGATAAGAGTCACCTTCACCACTCTTGTTGAGTTTTTCAAGTTAATGCTTACAACATGTTTCTTGCGGGATACCAAAAATCCTCTAATGGGAAACCCCGATGATGGAATTCAATCTTGGAAGGTTATCCATCGGATAATAAGTTTTGATGATGTCAAATTAGTGAAGAACACAATGAACATG AAGGTGAATGATGTTCTTCTTGGAATGACCCAAGCAGGTCTTTCAAGATATTTGACTACAAAATATG ATGGATATACAATGTCccagaagaaaaaaatcttGGAAAAAATCCGTTTTCGTGGAGCTGTAGCTATAAACCTCAGACCAGCAACGAATATAGAG GATTTGGCTAATATGATGACGAAGGGATCAAAGTGTAGGTGGGGAAACTTCATAGGAACTATTATATTTCCATTATGGATAAAATCAGAGAAGGATCCTTTGGAGTACGTACGACGAGCCAAAGCTACTATGGATAGGAAGAAAATATCACTAGAAGCATTCCTTTTTTATGGAATCATTAAATTCaccttgaatttttttgggggAAAG GCAGTAGAAGCTTTTGGAAAGAGGATATTTGGTAACACATCATTAGCATTTTCAAATGTGAAAGGTCCCGACGAAGAAATAAGTTTATTTGGCCATCCAATCTCTTATGTCGCAGGAAGTGCATTAGTTGGATCACAG GCTCTCAATATCCATTTTATAAGCTACGTAAACAAGATTATCATCAATCTAGCTGTGGATACAACGACAATTCCAGATCCTCATCAGTTATGTGATGAAATTGTAGAAGCGCTTAAGATCATCAAATCAGCAGTACAGGAGAAAAGATCTCATAACATGGAGGTGTGA